In Vanessa cardui chromosome 8, ilVanCard2.1, whole genome shotgun sequence, the following are encoded in one genomic region:
- the LOC124532152 gene encoding WD repeat and FYVE domain-containing protein 3 isoform X4 has protein sequence MNLMRKLRGASASTSAEPSETASSSSHVQLGLMHLKKLFAEYTHPPQPLTEAEKDDKLYNMLPLFCKVFGTSPSSEMNEKFWDILSFCQQVSKLMVSEIRKRASNQSTEAASCAIAKFLEIENSEESSNGWMLLSTLNLLAAGDQSLIQVMTTAAIPSTLVKCLYLFFDLPEIPESEADVQDDNSEFTPRERRILLQKIFVQVLVRLCSHPFPCEELARKDDLSLLFSAITSWCAPYNMMWRKSAAEVLMTLSRHGLTQSVVHYINNKGCVGLCIENMQKIPELTPLEVVEMFVAVFCFLKDSSEVSQLLLDDFRTCQGYLFLSEFLLKHERQDVPDYLTSGLEEERVSGTEARAALRNLVLMISSLCACGFSELRPTRANTELFQLQGFVLPQPSTPGQAVRNVQAFQVLQSVFLKSTSPALCCTILDAISSVYHADNANYFILENQNTLSQFSERIHTKNAEIQEKFFELLEFIVFQLNFVPCKELISLSLLLKANRSRSCSILCIKTLLNILKHNVIFKDVYREVGMLEVFVTCLSRYAVFLKDKQLLEEERSRKEIDKSTDSPKPPERKKRQSRQDSLIKDPNSDAEEEELGSLVMEGLTALLNGNVNNCNVFRDCGGAKCVHGMVVHESCRTKALGVVRELIVSGSGEEDMSALLCGMHAAPNDALKLKLHILKALLVCLRDSHRTRTIFRKVSGFVYVTSVLVSLEGRLKGNELIDPDMLNLIHIVFYTISTAMRFEPANAKFFHHEICMTTLYETIRLLGCFTEDTELQNDTEPGDPELYEVFHELFTGNILEMTLPDNIPVVFVNACIVLRLLYDVALDSFDKPTFCGSLNVKSPSLTRQSSAINEAKPAGRATPLNLSTASSSGEAWVVHSGVVIVLAKLLPALPRPPEHAPHARAMRDYLAHVLKSLVRSERNQQVMCGAGLAGEVLRVCGAALRAERHPLHAPAMYVLERLAAHALRPAELREFLRMGNPLNCLAPEPGQVWQPGGPVPLTRIKTLVSMTTPRDYRSQNSCTQPPFVEFDMSAEGFGCLYLPSIAPQSANLNALGTQDNTTLGGIGSGDRVFPPQTGLTYSTWICVEKYSDPRTDPHCVRLLTLVRNINNSRDEHLVCLTVVLSARDKAIIVSTQETLVPHRDVGEWEPDGVGECGARVWCPDLQHEGQWHHLALLFNRAVLKNSSFSLYLDGQHMHSGKLHYVSANPGGGAATLSGASSVYCVVGTPPQWRRYSRLVWRQGPALLLEDVLSAQTISIIYQLGPHYVGTLQAPLPPGQNQEPLAPLIAEEKVVFGINARAISQLTLAKIRKVYSKNDNKAIAKQLGMSSHENATPIRILHNSAGHLMGPARCLGGTVVGYLGVRVFSPKPAAIMIDTVGGCSVLLGLIAMAQDVECLYAGVKALVCVVRSNKAAQAEMDRRKGYQTLAMLLKKKKPLLNSHILHLIFGLVGTVDSQKETSSIPNLTAFQDLICDLEVWLNAPGGLIKSLLEHLFELATETAHRTHNLRTMRELQLVPKLLYIVNDIRVASTKNVLIQLLANLLGGQPRPSDLLCLGQFLAYTLPLPSQSEQGIVVKEGDSDKECEGEIILLRNKCLCFIHCLVIMTRNVESTIVCEEVSRVLGTDWLLSFMQENVHPSSVLLALKILVVLCSGQGQQSSIMQRFRESAGTGGWLRHTELVASQQTGVVLTAAVHSHSHLHAQLLYTSGFTLLAWLSLFHLQIPELYYLLFGLALGQPMHHLSTERAMSVERVWAAAWGSAVPSRQSAAAVAARVTLCPEAVVILLATVRALIHAEPDSLPDWLSDHPVAIIQVLFSFYNTLPDFVSLMMSAEVLTALASTLFPPNTKDDIHMPICESGDSSGASTPGAEEAGAGATAGAGAGAALTQHAARQVVMDFLRVIVLDSLPLGVSAKAAPVIDLVLDASPANSTSQQQIEYQTEVLTTIMENLLNTELFGTESNISNVCYLAARLVDKLWQGQLSRDPHEVFDFLVKLLTQAKKKSSVISLEGLHHCLNRTILFLLSRSTDSIADQMSVLEALHKLTTNRLLIFGAGNHELEFIGCLTYCLLQLNANMKIALESHMRTTWHVNPSGDLESRDDRLTAHQGRNLMAGAARRVWEELYACKKPAIEEVFKASLAPPAAAARAPDLGLAREQLADCAHRLWLGYIDTERKAVYRVPWELHNQIQSKIQKVTGGLTRLASRTKVKKEDSAKQRAHLPREHALAYMQDHVQLVRQAWGAALATSANTAAHTTRYVQAEWGGAWRELTRERGLWGPPRAPPLDKWALHCTEGPCRMRKQLRRNLAFYTHYPHRPHLEGSDNRQLKYKVAQSRDSKEYYRIYQQSRASTNVGETDGIEPTEVQTFEEEIPSNKDSSIEVTNDEGSPSDLVSSGVVSRGTNQSTEANEDGPDAEDEDEPQPPPPDNQTLLRLLEHHEKITHMFRCARIQGLDTTEGLLLFGREHCYVIDGFTLLKNREIRDLDSCPDDYDPILPSQGIQRSNQRQCSKFLYEDIREVHKRRYLLQPIALEVFSSDGRNYLLAFPRKVRNKVYSRFTALATGMADSAAGSVAGQKRGVAVEQPAGLLATLIGDTSVTQRWLRGEISNFQYLMHLNTLAGRSYNDLMQYPVFPWILADYDSLELDLTHPATFRDLSKPMGAQSPDRLEQFRKRYKEWDDPHGETPPYHYGTHYSSAMIVCSYLVRMEPFTQHFLRLQGGHFDLADRMFHSIKEAWNSASRHNMADVKELIPEFFYLPEFLVNSNNFDLGSKQSGVALGDVVLPPWAKDDPREFIRMHRAALESDYVSHRLHHWIDLVFGYKQQGPPAVEASNVFHHLFYEGNVDIYNIDDPLKKNATIGFINNFGQIPKQLFKKAHPSKKMSQRSSTILDPNNIIPSQGITPPEKLFFHNLENLRPSLQPVKEVKGPVGQILYTDKAILAVEQNKVLMPPSYNKYVAWGFADHSLRIGNYDNDKTIFVCESVAQACGEIVTCVCLSDKTIVTAGTSTVVTVWQYWSRRRRLAVKTCLYGHEEAVTCLAASAAYNLVVSGSRDGQLIVWDVERGAFVRQLVPSPAAPAPPPPVSALAIDDLTGDIATCSGSWLHVWSINGTPLGAVDTGGGERAPQVLCVAFSQTREWDPLNVVITGSTDGVVRMWSIDYLAKTVDDEARSTDVESTEDQPSSINKDTLNQISLQDSEEAKSESDVKSDNTKTEDIEPCEREAAIKRVEALVKQMSLSQDHAGNLTKSGSESSLSDTGETTSAKESARRHDEKDICSDNEEPQYERKEDVDSCEETKEEYDNEKDIDEEKESVTHRSKLQKQGNVVLRRKSKANPLFRKSGGSIGDSSETSSVETTQSMEAPEGGLRPSKSDTSLTDSFVVLSAPSSPAPVQRPVVKDTSYPDTGVTWVRRLVLRGKLTMHTAYERRDNACPASVTAVAAARSGRGLAVGDARGRIFRWSAPDMSSAAGARGGPADHWIRDDTAPYCTQCQVRFTALERRHHCRECGAVFCGRCSRYEAPVRRLRALRPVRVCQRCHDHIHAAND, from the exons GTATTTGGAACCAGTCCATCAAGTGAGATGAATGAAAAATTTTGGGACATACTATCCTTTTGTCAACAAGTTTCAAAGCTCATGGTATCTGAGATAAGGAAAAGAGCTAGTAATCAAAGTACCGAGGCAGCTAGTTGTGCAATAGCAAAATTTCTAGAGATTGAGAATTCAGAGGAATCAAGCAATGGATGGATGCTACTGTCTACACTTAATCTGTTGGCAGCTGGTGACCAGTCATTGATACAG GTTATGACTACAGCAGCTATACCATCCACATTAGtcaaatgtttgtatttattttttgatctACCTGAAATTCCTGAATCAGAAGCTGATGTTCAAGATGACAACAGTGAATTTAcaccaagggagaggaggataCTATTACAAAAGATTTTTGTTCAA gtCTTAGTAAGGCTTTGCAGTCACCCATTTCCATGTGAAGAATTGGCAAGGAAAGATGATTTAAGTTTGTTATTCTCTGCAATTACCTCATGGTGTGCACCCTATAATATGATGTGGAGAAAGTCTGCAGCAGAAGTATTGATGACATTATCTAGGCATGGCTTGACTCAATCTGTtgtacattacattaaca ATAAAGGGTGTGTAGGCCTCTGCATCGAAAACATGCAAAAGATTCCAGAGTTAACACCATTAGAG GTAGTAGAAATGTTTGTAGCGGTATTTTGTTTCTTAAAAGATTCAAGTGAAGTTAGTCAATTACTGTTGGACGATTTTCGGACTTGTCAAGGATATTTATTTCTATCTGAATTCCTTCTGAA ACATGAGAGACAAGATGTACCCGATTATTTAACATCCGG aTTAGAAGAGGAACGCGTTAGTGGGACGGAAGCTCGAGCTGCTCTAAGAAATTTGGTCCTCATGATATCCTCTCTCTGTGCTTGTGGATTTTCTGAACTGCGGCCGACGAGGGCCAACACGGAATTATTCCAGTTACAAGGGTTCGTGCTACCACAACCCTCTACGCCCGGGCAGGCTGTGAGAAATGTACAAGCGTTTCAG GTGTTGCAATCCGTGTTCTTGAAATCCACGTCACCAGCCCTCTGTTGTACGATCCTCGACGCGATATCGAGCGTGTACCACGCGGACAACGCCAACTACTTCATCTTAGAGAACCAGAACACACTCAGCCAGTTCTCGGAACGGATACACACGAAAAACGCTGAGATACAGGAAAAGTTCTTTGAGCTCCTGGAATTTATTGTATTTCAGTTGAACTTTGTGCCCTGCAAGGAATTGATATCACTGTCGTTATTGTTGAAAGCTAATAGGTCCAGAAGTTGTAGTATATTATGCATAAAgacattattgaatattttaaa aCACAACGTTATATTTAAAGATGTTTATCGAGAAGTCGGAATGCTTGAGGTGTTCGTGACGTGTCTCTCCCGATACGCAGTGTTCCTTAAGGACAAACAACTCCTCGAGGAGGAGAGGTCTAGGAAGGAGATTGACAAATCGACGGATTCCCCGAAGCCGCCTGAGAGGAAAAAGAGGCAGTCGAGACAGGACTCGTTAATAAAAGATCCAAATTCGGACGCAGAGGAAGAGGAGCTCGGGTCGCTTGTGATGGAGGGGCTGACGGCGCTCCTGAATGGGAACGTGAACAACTGCAACGTGTTCCGAGACTGCGGCGGCGCCAAGTGCGTGCACGGGATGGTGGTGCACGAGTCATGCCGGACCAAAGCCCTAG GTGTGGTGAGAGAGTTGATAGTGAGTGGTTCGGGCGAAGAGGACATGTCTGCGCTGCTGTGCGGAATGCATGCGGCGCCGAACGACGCATTAAAACTGAAACTACACATATTAAAAGCTTTACTGGTCTGTTTAAGAGATTCTCACCGGACAAGGACTATTTTTCGAAAG GTTAGCGGATTTGTATATGTAACAAGCGTACTGGTCTCCCTGGAAGGTAGACTCAAAGGCAATGAGTTGATAGATCCCGACATGCTAAAtctaatacatattgtattctACACTATCAGTACGGCGATGAGGTTCGAACCTGCAAATGCAAAATTTTTTCATCACGag ATTTGTATGACAACATTGTACGAAACGATACGATTATTGGGCTGCTTTACTGAGGATACCGAGTTGCAAAACGATACGGAACCCGGCGATCCAGAGCTCTATGAGGTTTTTCACGAGCTTTTCACGGGAAATATATTAGAAATGAC GTTACCAGATAACATACCGGTCGTTTTTGTAAACGCGTGCATCGTATTGCGGTTGCTTTACGACGTTGCGCTTGATTCGTTCGACAAGCCTACGTTTTGTGGCTCACTCAACGTGAAGTCGCCAAGCTTGACGAGGCAAAGTTCTGCCATCAACGAG GCTAAACCAGCAGGGCGCGCCACCCCTCTGAACCTCTCGACGGCGTCCTCGAGCGGGGAGGCGTGGGTCGTGCACTCGGGCGTGGTCATAGTGCTGGCGAAGCTGCTGCCCGCCCTGCCGCGCCCGCCCGAACACGCGCCGCACGCTCGCGCCATGCGGGACTACCTCGCGCACGTACTTAAGAGTCTCGTCAGGAG CGAGCGCAACCAGCAGGTGATGTGCGGCGCGGGGCTGGCGGGCGAGGTGCTGCGCGTGTGCGGCGCGGCGCTGCGGGCGGAGCGCCACCCGCTGCACGCGCCCGCCATGTACGTGCTCGAGCGCCTCGCCGCGCACGCGCTGCGCCCCGCCGAGCTCCG GGAATTCCTACGCATGGGAAATCCTCTCAATTGCCTCGCTCCCGAGCCGGGACAGGTGTGGCAGCCCGGCGGGCCGGTGCCGCTCACTCGAATCAAGACCTTAGTCTCGATGACGACGCCCCGAGATTACAG GTCACAAAACTCGTGCACTCAGCCGCCCTTCGTTGAATTCGACATGTCTGCAGAAGGATTCGGTTGTTTATATTTGCCGAGCATTGCTCCTCAGTCGGCCAACTTGAACGCGCTCGGAACTCAAGACAACACCACTCTTGGTGGAATCGGCTCTG gGGACAGAGTGTTTCCACCTCAAACAGGATTGACGTATTCGACATGGATATGCGTGGAGAAATACTCCGACCCGCGCACCGACCCGCACTGCGTCAGGTTATTGACTCTAGTTCGGAACATTAACAATAGTCGGGACGAACACCTCGTGTGTCTCACCGTAGTACTGTCTGCGAGAGATAAGGCCATCATTGTATCGACACAGGAGACTTTAGTTCCACACA GAGACGTAGGCGAGTGGGAGCCGGACGGCGTGGGCGAGTGCGGCGCGCGCGTGTGGTGCCCCGACCTGCAGCACGAGGGCCAGTGGCACCACCTCGCGCTGCTATTCAACAGGGCCGTGCTCAAGAACTCCTCCTTCTCGCTCTACCTCGACG GACAACACATGCACTCGGGCAAGCTGCACTACGTGAGCGCGAAcccgggcggcggcgcggccaCGCTGTCGGGCGCGTCCAGCGTGTACTGCGTGGTGGGCACGCCGCCGCAGTGGCGCCGCTACTCGCGCCTCGTGTGGCGCCAGGGGCCCGCGCTGCTACTGGAGGAC gTACTCTCCGCTCAAACTATCTCAATAATATATCAGCTCGGACCACACTACGTTGGAACTCTACAAGCTCCGTTACCTCCCGGACAAAATCAAGAGCCCCTGGCACCCTTGATTGCCGAGGAGAAAGTTGTTTTTGGTATAAACGCTCGGGCGATCTCCCAACTCACCCTTGCTAAGATACGCAAGGTTTACAGCAAAAACGATAATAAGGCCATAGCGAAACAACTGGGCATGTCGTCGCACGAGAACGCGACTCCCATACGAATATTGCACAATTCTGCAGGACATCTAATGGGCCCAGCTCGATGCTTGGGTGGAACCGTGGTTGGATATCTGGGAGTGAGAGTTTTCAGTCCGAAGCCAGCGGCTATCatg ATAGATACAGTAGGTGGATGTTCTGTATTACTCGGGCTGATCGCAATGGCGCAAGATGTTGAGTGTTTGTACGCTGGGGTGAAGGCTCTCGTGTGCGTAGTACGTTCAAACAAGGCGGCTCAAGCGGAAATGGACCGCAGGAAAGGATACCAAACACTGGCAATGCTGTTGAAGAAAAAGAAACCTTTACTCAATTCCCATATCTTGCATTTAATTTTCGGCCTAGTTGGCACGGTCGATAGTCAAAAGGAAACTTCGTCGATTCCAAATTTAACCGCATTTCAG GATCTGATATGCGATCTCGAAGTATGGTTGAATGCACCAGGTGGGCTTATAAAATCCCTTCTAGAACATTTATTCGAACTAGCAACAGAAACAGCGCACAGAACGCACAATTTACGCACAATGAGGGAACTGCAATTAGTACCTAAACTACTCTACATCGTGAACGATATAAGGGTTGCAAGCACAAAGAATGTTCTGATTCAGTTACTAGCGAATCTGTTGGGAGGTCAGCCTAGACCCAGCGATCTGCTATGCCTCGGACAATTCCTGGCGTACACACTACCACTTCCCTCTCAATCAGAGCAAGGAATCGTGGTCAAGGAGGGAGATTCGGACAAGGAATGCGAAGGCGAAATAATTCTTCTGAGAAACAAATGCCTATGCTTTATACACTGTCTCGTAATAATGACGAGAAACGTGGAAAGCACAATTGTATGCGAGGAAGTATCAAGAGTTCTCGGAACCGACTGGCTGCTGAGTTTTATGCAGGAGAATGTTCACCCGAGCTCAGTTTTACTGGCGTTGAAAATATTGGTGGTTCTCTGTTCTGGCCAAGGACAGCAGTCATCCATTATGCAAAG GTTCCGCGAGAGCGCCGGCACGGGCGGCTGGCTGCGCCACACGGAGCTCGTGGCGTCGCAGCAGACGGGCGTGGTGCTGACCGCCGCCGTGCACTCGCACTCGCACCTGCACGCGCAACTGCTCTACACCTCCGGGTTCACGCTGCTGGCCTG GTTATCCCTGTTCCATTTGCAAATTCCGGAGCTGTACTACCTGCTGTTCGGCCTCGCCCTCGGCCAGCCCATGCACCACCTGAGCACGGAGCGCGCCATGTCCGTGGAGCGCGTGTGGGCGGCGGCGTGGGGCAGCGCCGTGCCGTCGCGGCAGTCGGCCGCCGCCGTGGCCGCCCGGGTCACGCTCTGCCCCGAGGCCGTGGTCATCCTGCTGGCCACCGTGCGGGCGCTCATACACGCCGAGCCCGACTCGTTGCCGGATTGGCTCAGCGACCACCCCGTTGCCATAATACAA GTTTTGTTTTCGTTCTACAATACGCTGCCAGATTTCGTCTCGTTAATGATGAGCGCCGAAGTTCTCACCGCACTGGCGTCCACCCTGTTTCCTCCGAATACGAAAGATGATATTCACATGC CGATCTGCGAGAGTGGCGACAGCTCGGGCGCGTCGACGCCGGGCGCGGAGGAGGCGGGCGCGGGGGCgacggcgggcgcgggcgcgggcgcggcgctgACGCAGCACGCCGCCCGGCAGGTCGTAATGGACTTCCTGCGTGTCATCGTTCTCGATTCGCTGCCTCTGGGAGTCTCCGCTAAAGCCGCTCCG GTCATAGACTTGGTTCTGGACGCTTCGCCCGCGAACTCGACGAGTCAGCAGCAGATCGAGTATCAAACTGAAGTTTTAACAACAATCATGGAAAATCTGTTGAATACCGAACTTTTTGGGACCGAGTCCAATATCTCCAATGTCTGCTATTTAGCTGCGCGACTTGTTGATAAATTGTGGCAGGGACAGCTGTCGAGAGATCCACATgag GTATTTGATTTCTTGGTAAAATTACTGACTCAAGCCAAGAAGAAATCGTCGGTTATATCTCTAGAAGGATTACATCACTGTCTGAATAGAACCATATTATTTCTACTGTCACGGTCCACGGACTCCATAGCCGACCAAATGTCTGTGTTAGAAGCGTTGCACAAACTCACGACGAACAG GTTGCTGATATTCGGCGCCGGAAACCACGAGCTGGAATTCATTGGGTGCCTAACATACTGTCTACTGCAACTGAACGCGAACATGAAGATCGCCCTCGAGTCGCACATGCGGACGACGTGGCACGTCAACCCCAGCGGCGACCTCGAGTCGCGGGACGACCGGCTGACGGCGCACCAGG GTCGCAACCTgatggcgggcgcggcgcggcgcgtgTGGGAGGAGCTGTACGCGTGCAAGAAGCCCGCCATCGAGGAGGTGTTCAAGGCGTCGCtggcgccgcccgccgccgccgcgcgcgcgcccgaCCTCGGCCTGGCGCGCGAGCAGCTGGCCGACTGCGCGCACCGCCTGTGGCTCGGCTACATCGACACCGAGCGCAAG GCGGTCTATCGAGTTCCGTGGGAGCTCCATAATCAGATTCAATCAAAAATTCAGAAAGTGACCGGCGGCTTGACTCGTTTGGCTTCTAGAACAAAAGTGAAAAAGGAGGACTCCGCTAAACAGCGGGCTCATCTACCGCGAGAGCACGCTCTGGCTTATATGCAAGATCACGTGCAGCTTGTGAG ACAGGCGTGGGGCGCGGCGCTGGCGACGAGCGCCAACACGGCGGCGCACACGACGCGCTACGTGCAGGCGGAGTGGGGCGGCGCGTGGCGCGAACTGACGCGCGAGCGCGGCCTGTGGggcccgccgcgcgcgccgccgctgGACAAGTGGGCGCTGCACTGCACCGAGGGCCCGTGCCGCATGCGCAAGCAGCTGCGCCGCAACCTCGCCTTCTACACGCACTACCCGCACCGCCCGCACCTCGAGGGCAGCGACAAC AGACAATTGAAATACAAAGTGGCACAAAGTCGAGACAGTAAGGAATACTACAGGATATACCAACAATCGCGTGCGTCGACCAACGTCGGGGAAACGGACGGGATAGAACCGACTGAAGTGCAGACGTTTGAGGAAGAAATACCAAG TAATAAAGATTCATCGATCGAAGTAACAAACGACGAAGGTTCACCTTCGGATCTCGTCAGCAGTGGCGTCGTGAGCCGAGGAACGAATCAATCAACTGAag CAAATGAAGACGGACCGGATGCAGAGGACGAAGATGAACCGCAGCCTCCACCTCCGGATAACCAAACACTGTTGAGATTATTGGAGCACCATGAGAAG ATTACCCACATGTTCCGCTGCGCGCGTATACAGGGCCTCGACACGACAGAGGGGCTTTTGCTTTTCGGTCGCGAACACTGCTACGTAATAGATGGATTCACTCTCCTTAAAAATAGAGAAATTCGCGACTTAGACAGTTGCCCCGACGACTATGACCCTATTCTGCCTAGTCAGGGCATACAGCGGAGCAATCAGAGACAATGTTCCAAGTTTTTGTACGAAGATATAAG AGAGGTTCATAAAAGAAGATATTTACTGCAACCGATAGCGTTAGAAGTTTTTTCCAGCGATGGTCGTAATTATTTGCTAGCGTTTCCACGGAAAGTGCGAAATAAG GTGTACAGTCGTTTCACGGCGCTCGCAACCGGCATGGCGGACAGCGCGGCGGGCTCGGTTGCGGGGCAGAAGCGCGGCGTGGCGGTGGAGCAACCGGCCGGCCTGCTGGCCACGCTCATTGGAGACACCTCCGTCACGCAACGCTGGCTG AGAGGAGAAATATCTAACTTCCAATATCTCATGCATCTCAACACACTGGCGGGTCGTTCGTACAATGATCTCATGCAATATCCAGTTTTCCCGTGGATTTTGGCCGACTACGATTCCTTGGAACTGGATTTGACTCACCCGGCGACTTTCAGGGACCTGTCCAAGCCGATGGGAGCACAGAGTCCAGATAGGTTGGAACAATTTAGAAAGAGATATAAG GAGTGGGATGACCCTCACGGTGAGACACCGCCGTATCACTACGGAACCCACTATTCGTCGGCTATGATAGTCTGTTCTTATCTTGTGCGTATGGAGCCGTTTACACAGCATTTTTTAAGACTTCAAGGCGGACATTTTGATTTAGCGGATAG AATGTTCCATTCGATCAAGGAAGCATGGAATTCTGCATCACGCCATAATATGGCCGACGTTAAAGAATTGATAccggaatttttttatttaccagaATTTCTGGTTAACTCCAACAATTTCGATTTAG GAAGCAAACAGTCGGGTGTAGCTTTAGGCGACGTCGTCCTACCACCCTGGGCCAAAGACGATCCCCGTGAATTTATCCGCATGCACCGAGCGGCACTCGAGTCTGACTACGTATCTCATAGATTGCATCACTGGATCGATCTCGTTTTTGGATACAAGCAGCAGGGACCGCCCGCAGTGGAAGCTTCAAATGTCTTCCATCATCTATTCTATGAAGGAAATGTCGATATATACAA TATTGATGATCCTCTTAAAAAGAACGCAACGATtggtttcattaataatttcggACAAATACCGAAGCAGTTGTTCAAGAAAGCGCACCCTAGTAAAAAAATGTCACAAAGAAGTTCAACTATTTTGGATCCGAATAACATTATACCATCTCAAGGCATAACTCCTCCGGAGAAATTATTCTTTCATAATTTGGAAAATTTGAGACCGTCTTTGCAACCCGTGAAAG AAGTTAAAGGGCCAGTCGGGCAAATACTCTATACTGACAAGGCAATCTTGGCCGTGGAACAAAACAAAGTGCTGATGCCTCCGTCATATAACAAATACGTGGCGTGGGGCTTCGCGGACCATTCCCTACGAATCGGAAATTACGACAACGATAAAACGATATTCGTGTGCGAGAGTGTCGCGCAGGCCTGCGGAGAGATCGTGACGTGCGTGTGCCTCTCCGACAAGACCATCGTGACGGCCGGCACGAGTACC GTGGTGACGGTGTGGCAGTACTGGtcgcggcggcggcggctggCCGTGAAGACGTGCCTGTACGGGCACGAGGAGGCGGTCACGTGCCTGGCCGCCAGCGCCGCCTACAACCTGGTGGTGAGCGGCAGCCGCGACGGCCAGCTCATCGTGTGGGACGTGGAGCGCGGCGCCTTCGTGCGGCAGCTCGTGCcgtcgcccgccgcgcccgcgccgccgccgcccgtcTCCGCGCTCGCCATCGACGACCTCACC GGCGACATAGCGACGTGCAGCGGCAGCTGGCTGCACGTGTGGTCCATCAACGGCACGCCGCTGGGCGCGGTGGACACGGGCGGCGGCGAGCGCGCCCCGCAGGTGCTGTGCGTGGCCTTCAGCCAGACGCGCGAGTGGGACCCGCTCAACGTCGTCATCACCGGCTCCACCGACGGCGTCGTCAGG ATGTGGTCTATAGACTACCTCGCAAAAACAGTAGACGATGAAGCGAGGAGTACCGACGTGGAAAGCACAGAGGACCAACCGAGTTCCATTAATAAAGACACATTGAACCAAATCTCCTTGCAAGATAGCGAGGAGGCCAAGTCGGAGAGTGACGTCAAATCTGATAACACAAAGACTGAAGATATTGAGCCTTGCGAAAGGGAAGCCGCAATCAAACGAGTCGAGGCGTTAGTTAAGCAGATGAGCTTGTCGCAAGATCATGCAG GTAATCTCACGAAATCAGGATCGGAAAGTTCCCTTTCGGATACAGGTGAAACGACAAGCGCTAAAGAATCAGCTCGTCGACATGATGAGAAAGACATCTGCAGTGATAACGAAGAACCGCAGTACGAAAGGAAAGAAGACGTTGATTCTTGTGAGGAAACAAAAGAGGAATACGATAATGAAAAAGACATAGATGAGGAAAAGGAAAGCGTAACGCATAGAAGCAAATTACAAAAGCAGGGGAACGTTGTGCTGAGGCGGAAATCGAAGGCTAATCCTTTGTTTCGTAAAA GTGGCGGCAGCATTGGCGATTCCAGCGAAACGAGTTCCGTAGAGACGACACAATCAATGGAGGCTCCGGAGGGCGGGCTCCGGCCGAGCAAGTCTGACACCAGTCTCACGGACTCCTTTGTAGTTCTCTCCGCACCCTCGTCTCCCGCGCCCGTGCAGCGACCCGTCGTCAAAGACACGTCTTATCCTG ACACAGGGGTGACGTGGGTGCGACGTCTCGTCCTGCGCGGCAAGCTGACCATGCACACGGCATACGAACGTCGCGACAACGCATGCCCCGCCTCCGTCACTGCGGTCGCAGCCGCTAGGAGTGGGCGGGGCTTGGCCGTCGGAGACGCTCGTGGAAGG ATTTTCCGCTGGTCCGCGCCTGATATGTCAAGTGCTGCGGGTGCCAGGGGTGGTCCCGCCGATCACTGGATACGAGACGACACCGCACCCTACTGCACCCAGTGCCAA GTGCGGTTCACGGCGCTGGAGCGGCGCCACCACTGCCGCGAGTGCGGCGCCGTGTTCTGCGGGCGCTGCTCGCGCTACGAGGCGCCCGTGCGCCGCCTGCGCGCGCTGCGCCCCGTGCGCGTGTGCCAGCGCTGCCACGACCACATCCACGCCGCCAACGACTAG